In a single window of the Leopardus geoffroyi isolate Oge1 chromosome D2, O.geoffroyi_Oge1_pat1.0, whole genome shotgun sequence genome:
- the RAB11FIP2 gene encoding rab11 family-interacting protein 2 isoform X2 — MMLSEQAQKWFPTHVQVTVLQAKDLKPKGKSGTNDTYTIIQLGKEKYSTSVAEKTLEPVWKEEASFELPGLLMQGNPEKYILFLIVMHRSLVGLDKFLGQVAINLNDIFEDKQRRKTEWFRLESKQGKRAKNRGEIKVNIQFMRNNMTASMFDLSMKDKTRSPFAKLKDKMKGRKNDGTFSDTSSAIIPSSHMPDASTEFSSGEMQMKSKPKKPFLLGPQRLSSAHSMSDLTGTHISSEKLKSGTAGQTHLLGRQIDSFGAVPESGSLKSPHRRTLSFDTSKMNQPDSSVDEGDSSFGRQNDPFTNVTASLPQKFATLPRKKNPFEESSESWDSSMNLFSKPVEVRKENKREKREKVSLFERVTGKKDSRRSDKLNNGGSDSPCDLKSPNAFSENRQDYFDYESTNPFTTKFRASNIMPSSRSGGRQSERRPPRSTLSCARPGRAVRHFCRCPLGQSAVTSQPQCSQ, encoded by the exons atGATGCTGTCCGAGCAAGCCCAAAAGTGGTTTCCTACCCACGTGCAGGTCACAGTGCTCCAAGCCAAAGATCTGAAGCCCAAAGGCAAAAGTGGCACCAATGACACATACACTATAATTCAGCTGGGCAAGGAAAAGTACTCCACCTCTGTAGCCGAGAAAACCCTTGAGCCAGTCTGGAAGGAAGAGGCCTCTTTTGAGCTACCTGGGTTGCTAATGCAGGGGAATCCAGAGAAATACATTCTTTTCCTCATAGTTATGCACAGGTCCCTGGTGGGTCTGGATAAATTTTTAGGGCAGGTGGCAATCAATCTCAATGACATCTTTGAGGacaaacaaagaaggaaaacaga gTGGTTTAGATTAGAATCCAAACAAGGAAAAAGAGCCAAAAACAGGGGTGAGATAAAGGTCAATATTCAATTCATGAGGAACAATATGACAGCAAGTATGTTTGACTTATCAATGAAGGACAAAACAAGGTCTCCTTTTgcaaaattaaaagataagatGAAAGGTAGAAAAAACGATGGGACATTTTCTGATACGTCTTCTGCCATCATTCCAAGTTCTCACATGCCCGATGCCAGTACTGAATTTTCAAGTGGTGAAATGCAGATGAAATCCAAACCAAAAAAGCCTTTCCTTTTGGGTCCTCAGCGACTCTCTTCGGCACATTCGATGTCTGATCTGACTGGGACCCACATATCTTCTGAGAAGCTGAAGTCTGGCACCGCTGGTCAGACACATCTTCTTGGACGCCAGATAGATTCCTTCGGAGCGGTTCCGGAGAGTG GAAGTCTCAAATCTCCACACAGAAGAACATTAAGCTTTGATACTTCTAAAATGAACCAACCTGACAGCAGTGTGGATGAAGGTGACTCGTCTTTCGGAAGACAAAATGACCCATTTACAAATGTGACTGCTTCATTACCCCAAAAATTTGCAACACTGCCAAGGAAGAAAAATCCATTTGAAGAAAGCAGTGAATCCTGGGACAGCAgcatgaatttattttcaaaaccagttgaagtaaggaaagaaaataaaagggagaaaagggagaaagttaGCCTGTTTGAAAGAGTGACTGGAAAAAAAGATAGCAGAAGATCTGATAAACTTAACAATGGGGGATCTGATAGCCCTTGTGACTTGAAATCACCCAATGCATTTAGTGAAAATCGTCAGGACTATTTCGATTATGAGTCAACTAATCCGTTTACAACAAAATTCAGGGCTTCAAATATAATGCCATCTTCAAG GTCAGGCGGCAGGCAAAGCGAGCGGAGGCCCCCACGCAGCACGCTTTCATGTGCCAGGCCTGGCCGTGCTGTACGTCACTTCTGCAGATGTCCCCTTGGCCAGAGCGCAGTCACGTCCCAGCCTCAGTGCAGCCAGTGA
- the RAB11FIP2 gene encoding rab11 family-interacting protein 2 isoform X3: MMLSEQAQKWFPTHVQVTVLQAKDLKPKGKSGTNDTYTIIQLGKEKYSTSVAEKTLEPVWKEEASFELPGLLMQGNPEKYILFLIVMHRSLVGLDKFLGQVAINLNDIFEDKQRRKTEWFRLESKQGKRAKNRGEIKVNIQFMRNNMTASMFDLSMKDKTRSPFAKLKDKMKGRKNDGTFSDTSSAIIPSSHMPDASTEFSSGEMQMKSKPKKPFLLGPQRLSSAHSMSDLTGTHISSEKLKSGTAGQTHLLGRQIDSFGAVPESGSLKSPHRRTLSFDTSKMNQPDSSVDEGDSSFGRQNDPFTNVTASLPQKFATLPRKKNPFEESSESWDSSMNLFSKPVEVRKENKREKREKVSLFERVTGKKDSRRSDKLNNGGSDSPCDLKSPNAFSENRQDYFDYESTNPFTTKFRASNIMPSSSTSWNCEYTFK; the protein is encoded by the exons atGATGCTGTCCGAGCAAGCCCAAAAGTGGTTTCCTACCCACGTGCAGGTCACAGTGCTCCAAGCCAAAGATCTGAAGCCCAAAGGCAAAAGTGGCACCAATGACACATACACTATAATTCAGCTGGGCAAGGAAAAGTACTCCACCTCTGTAGCCGAGAAAACCCTTGAGCCAGTCTGGAAGGAAGAGGCCTCTTTTGAGCTACCTGGGTTGCTAATGCAGGGGAATCCAGAGAAATACATTCTTTTCCTCATAGTTATGCACAGGTCCCTGGTGGGTCTGGATAAATTTTTAGGGCAGGTGGCAATCAATCTCAATGACATCTTTGAGGacaaacaaagaaggaaaacaga gTGGTTTAGATTAGAATCCAAACAAGGAAAAAGAGCCAAAAACAGGGGTGAGATAAAGGTCAATATTCAATTCATGAGGAACAATATGACAGCAAGTATGTTTGACTTATCAATGAAGGACAAAACAAGGTCTCCTTTTgcaaaattaaaagataagatGAAAGGTAGAAAAAACGATGGGACATTTTCTGATACGTCTTCTGCCATCATTCCAAGTTCTCACATGCCCGATGCCAGTACTGAATTTTCAAGTGGTGAAATGCAGATGAAATCCAAACCAAAAAAGCCTTTCCTTTTGGGTCCTCAGCGACTCTCTTCGGCACATTCGATGTCTGATCTGACTGGGACCCACATATCTTCTGAGAAGCTGAAGTCTGGCACCGCTGGTCAGACACATCTTCTTGGACGCCAGATAGATTCCTTCGGAGCGGTTCCGGAGAGTG GAAGTCTCAAATCTCCACACAGAAGAACATTAAGCTTTGATACTTCTAAAATGAACCAACCTGACAGCAGTGTGGATGAAGGTGACTCGTCTTTCGGAAGACAAAATGACCCATTTACAAATGTGACTGCTTCATTACCCCAAAAATTTGCAACACTGCCAAGGAAGAAAAATCCATTTGAAGAAAGCAGTGAATCCTGGGACAGCAgcatgaatttattttcaaaaccagttgaagtaaggaaagaaaataaaagggagaaaagggagaaagttaGCCTGTTTGAAAGAGTGACTGGAAAAAAAGATAGCAGAAGATCTGATAAACTTAACAATGGGGGATCTGATAGCCCTTGTGACTTGAAATCACCCAATGCATTTAGTGAAAATCGTCAGGACTATTTCGATTATGAGTCAACTAATCCGTTTACAACAAAATTCAGGGCTTCAAATATAATGCCATCTTCAAG TACAAGTTGGAACTGCGAATATACCTTTAAATGA